The window GGCGACCGGGCCGCCGCGCCCACGGTCACCGGTGCCGCCCCCGAACTCGCCGCCTGGCTGATCGGCCGCAGCCCGGGCACCGTGCTGACCGTCACCCCCGACGGCCCCCTGCCGCAACCACCGGAATGGATATAGACGACCTCATGACCTACAGCGGAGACGTCACGCCCGGCGGCGCGCCGGCCGTACGCGAGCTCGACCGGCTCACCATCACGAAGGTGTCGGTGGGCCCGATGGACAACAACGCCTACCTGCTGCGCTGCCGGGCCACCGGCGAGCAGGTGCTGATCGACGCCGCCAACGAGGCGCCCCGGCTGCTCGAACTGGTCGGCGACGCGGGGCTGGCCACGGTGGTCACCACCCACCAGCACATGGACCACTGGGTGGCGCTGGAGGAGGTGGTCGCCAAGACCGGCGCCCGCCCCCTGGTGCACGCCGACGACGCCGCCGGGCTGCCGATCGAGGCCGGGACGCTCGCCGACGGCGACAGCGTGCCCGTGGGCGAGTGTGCGCTGGAGGTCATCCACGTCAAGGGGCACACCCCCGGCTCGATCGCGCTGCTCTACCGCGACCCGGCGGGGTCGCCGCACCTGTTCACCGGCGACAGCCTCTTCCCGGGCGGGGTCGGCAACACCGACAAGGATCCGGAGCGGTTCTCCGCGCTCATCGACGACGTCGAGCACAAGCTCTTCGACCGGCTGCCCGACGAGACCTGGTTCTACCCGGGCCACGGCAAGGACAGCACGCTCGGCGCGGAACGCCCCGCGCTGCCCCAGTGGCGCGCCCGGGGCTGGTGAACCTCAGCGGGGCCGGGCGCGATCCGCGCCCGGCCCCGCTCCCCCCGTCGGTCCCCCCGCTCCCCCCGTCGGGTTCCTCGGCTTTCCGCAGCCCCGTCGGGCGCCGGTCAGGCCCCGGTGACCGCGCGCACTCGACGCCGCGTGCCCATCAGCACCACGCCCGCCAGCAGCAGGCCGACCGCCATGGTGACCAGCATCGGGCTGGACTCGCCCGGCAGCAGCCCGGCGAGCGACCGCGAGGCGGTGCCCAGCACCAGGTAGAGCCCGGCCCAGGCCGCCGCGCCGAGCGTCGCGCAGCCGAGAAAGCGCGGGTACGACATCCGCAGCCCGCCCGCCGCCAGCGGCAGCAGCGCGTTGAACACCGGCAGGAAGGGCGCGACCAGCACCATCCGGCCGCCCCCGCGCTGGAGCATCCCCTCCGCCGCCGCCCAGCGTGCCTCGCCGATCCAGTCGCCGAGGCGGCTGTGCCGCAGGCGATCGCCGTACCGGCGACCGGCGAGGAAGCTCAGCGACCAGCCGGCGAGGCAGCCGGCCACCACCACGGCGAAGGTGGCGGCCCCGGTGGTCGGGCCGCCGACGCCCATCGCGGCCAGGATCGCCACGTCGCCGGGGACCAGCACCCCGAGCAGCGGTACGGCGTCGAAGAGCATCACCACCCCGAGCACCCCCATGAGC is drawn from Micromonospora sp. NBC_01740 and contains these coding sequences:
- a CDS encoding MBL fold metallo-hydrolase produces the protein MTYSGDVTPGGAPAVRELDRLTITKVSVGPMDNNAYLLRCRATGEQVLIDAANEAPRLLELVGDAGLATVVTTHQHMDHWVALEEVVAKTGARPLVHADDAAGLPIEAGTLADGDSVPVGECALEVIHVKGHTPGSIALLYRDPAGSPHLFTGDSLFPGGVGNTDKDPERFSALIDDVEHKLFDRLPDETWFYPGHGKDSTLGAERPALPQWRARGW
- a CDS encoding DedA family protein; protein product: MADWLTQIGELPTTLLMGVLGVVMLFDAVPLLGVLVPGDVAILAAMGVGGPTTGAATFAVVVAGCLAGWSLSFLAGRRYGDRLRHSRLGDWIGEARWAAAEGMLQRGGGRMVLVAPFLPVFNALLPLAAGGLRMSYPRFLGCATLGAAAWAGLYLVLGTASRSLAGLLPGESSPMLVTMAVGLLLAGVVLMGTRRRVRAVTGA